The Naumannella cuiyingiana DNA window TCGCCCGCGGACAGCTCGAAGGCATCCAACATCGCGGCCGTCGGGGCGTACCCGCGCAGGTCGACGAGCTCGGCGCCCTCGGCGAGACCGGCGGCCTGCTCGGTCGACAGGGCGATCGCGGCGAGCATCCTCATCGCGCCCCCTCCTGTCGCCGGTCCAGCGCCTCGGCGAGCTCGTCGACGGCATCGGGTACGCCCTCGGCGAGCGCCGCCAGGTCGGCCAGCTTGTCCCGATCGGCGGTCAGGCCGAGATGCACCCGCCCGTCGTAGGAGGTCAGGCCGGCGGCCAGCAGGTGCCCCGCCGCCAGCGGCAGCACCGGCCAGGTCGCGGCCAGCGGTGCCGTGCCGGCGTACACCTTGTGCTGCGGGCCGGGGACATTGGTCACCATCAGATCGTAGGGCCGGCGCCGGCTGCCCAGGGCGGCCCGCACGGCGAGTGCCTGCAGGGTTGCGGGCGCGAAACCGGCGATCTCGGAGATGTCGCGGGCCCCCACCGCGCGCCCGGTGTCCTTGTACGCGCGGGTGTCGAAGGCGACCTGCTGCAGACGCAGCAGCGGGTTGGGCTCGCCCACGGGCAGCGACATCAACAGCGGCGCGACCGATGATCCGAGCGAGCTGGGCTCGCCGTCGACATCGCGCACGCTCATCGGCGCGAGCGCGACCAGCTCCGAGCGGCGCGGCGCGGCCCCGCGCCCGGTCAGCCACGCGCGCAGCGCGCCGGTCAGCACGGTCAGCACGATGTCGTTGATGGTCACGGCGCCGAGCGTGTCCTCTTGGGCGCCGGCCGCCTGCCCCTTGGCGCGCAGCTCCTGCAGCCTCGCCAGCGGCAGGTCCAGCGCGGCCCAACGGCGCTGCTGGGAGGCGGCCCCGCCGAGCGGCGAGTCGGTGGGTGGGCGTCCGCCGTGCACGAACGCGCCGAGCAGATCGCCGACCGCGCCGGCGGTGCCACCCACGGCCTCGGTGACCGCGACCACCGCGCCCAGAGCCTCGGTCGCCCCGCGACGCGCGCGCGGCAGCAACGACGGCAGTCCCCCGCCCGCCTCCAGCGCGGCGCCGGCGAGCAGCCCGAGCGGGCCCGGCTCCGGCTCGGGTCGCCACTCGGTGCCGAACGGCGACTCCTCGGCCTCGTCGGGGATGGGATCCGACTCCAGCAGCAACTGACCGAGATCGACCGCATCGATCCCGTCCACCAGCACCGGATGGGTCTTCCAGACCAGGGCGGTACGCCCACCGCCCAGGCCCTCCACCAGGTAGAGCTCCCACAGCGGGCGCGACCGGTCGAGGCGCCCGGCGCTCACCCGGCCGACGAACTCGGCCAGTTGCTCGGGGGTGCCGGGCGCGGGCAGCGCCGCCGAGCGGACGTGGAAGCTCAGGTCGAAGTCGGCGTCGTCGACCCAGACCGGCGTACCGAGCGCGCCCGGAACCGTCCGCACCCGCTTGCGATAGCGCGGCACATAGACCAGCCGCTCGGTGATCAGGTCCAGCAGCCGGTCGCGGGTCAGCGGCGTACCGTCGGCGGCCGGGTCGAACACGTCGACCGCGCCGGCGTGTCCGGGATTGTGATGGGTGTCGAGGGCGAGTAGCAGTACGTCTCGCTCGGACAGCCGGTCTGCCATCGTCGGTCAGTCGGCCTTGACCAACAAGACGGGCATCGGCGCGTCCAGCAGTACCCGTTGCACGGTGCTGCCCATCAGCAGCTTGCCGACCGCGCTGCGGTGCCGGCCGCCGACCACCAGCATGTCGGCGTCGGCCTGGATCGCCTGGTCGATCAGCGCGCCAGCCGGATCCGGGCCCTGGGCCCCGATCAGCACCCGGACGTTGTTCTCGTCCCCGCCGGCGGCGACGACCGCCCG harbors:
- a CDS encoding wax ester/triacylglycerol synthase family O-acyltransferase, which codes for MADRLSERDVLLLALDTHHNPGHAGAVDVFDPAADGTPLTRDRLLDLITERLVYVPRYRKRVRTVPGALGTPVWVDDADFDLSFHVRSAALPAPGTPEQLAEFVGRVSAGRLDRSRPLWELYLVEGLGGGRTALVWKTHPVLVDGIDAVDLGQLLLESDPIPDEAEESPFGTEWRPEPEPGPLGLLAGAALEAGGGLPSLLPRARRGATEALGAVVAVTEAVGGTAGAVGDLLGAFVHGGRPPTDSPLGGAASQQRRWAALDLPLARLQELRAKGQAAGAQEDTLGAVTINDIVLTVLTGALRAWLTGRGAAPRRSELVALAPMSVRDVDGEPSSLGSSVAPLLMSLPVGEPNPLLRLQQVAFDTRAYKDTGRAVGARDISEIAGFAPATLQALAVRAALGSRRRPYDLMVTNVPGPQHKVYAGTAPLAATWPVLPLAAGHLLAAGLTSYDGRVHLGLTADRDKLADLAALAEGVPDAVDELAEALDRRQEGAR
- a CDS encoding universal stress protein; translation: MSVVAVAFNDSVPGRAALARAVLEAERDGRELVVLHVVEELSADSREHADFNTRRAVVAAGGDENNVRVLIGAQGPDPAGALIDQAIQADADMLVVGGRHRSAVGKLLMGSTVQRVLLDAPMPVLLVKAD